The following proteins come from a genomic window of Companilactobacillus pabuli:
- a CDS encoding HNH endonuclease produces MYGYQFQTTNPKTNYFIIDSSSSPNHNDVDFKYYSYQNQTNKQLHSGDLIIYRRSGSASEWGNEFYLYGAAQLGDVVQVDPTTGNSLLEVKNPYLFSHRLMKQNLRTFDWKFRKFKGKWSNFFNMNGITQITKEDYFGLLERQSNLSPEFDDLSSDEELLSVKCYQAQRHELYTIEDTAKGIPTRRAADKYFSDQVKFNYRYKSALIGTSDEDELVATRIIPWEDNKTTRLDYRNGICLTKILKKAFTQGYFTFSDQGHIILSDLSSDDPELNKTLNKYKNRKIHMNREYSPNKNYLQYHREHIFKR; encoded by the coding sequence ATGTATGGATATCAATTTCAAACAACCAATCCCAAAACCAACTACTTCATAATAGATTCCAGTTCGAGCCCCAACCACAACGATGTAGATTTCAAATACTACAGTTACCAAAATCAAACTAACAAACAACTCCACTCCGGAGACCTGATAATCTATCGCAGGTCCGGCAGTGCATCGGAATGGGGCAACGAATTCTACCTATACGGAGCAGCTCAACTAGGGGATGTAGTCCAAGTAGACCCAACAACGGGTAACAGCTTACTCGAAGTGAAGAATCCTTATCTTTTCTCTCATCGTCTAATGAAACAAAACTTACGGACCTTTGACTGGAAGTTTCGCAAATTCAAAGGCAAATGGTCTAACTTCTTCAACATGAACGGTATTACTCAAATAACCAAAGAAGATTACTTTGGCTTATTGGAGCGACAAAGCAATCTATCTCCAGAATTTGACGATTTGTCTAGTGATGAAGAGCTGTTATCAGTCAAATGCTATCAAGCTCAAAGGCACGAGTTATATACAATTGAAGATACTGCCAAAGGAATACCAACTCGTAGAGCTGCAGATAAATATTTCTCTGACCAAGTAAAATTTAATTATCGTTATAAATCAGCTCTAATTGGAACCTCTGATGAGGATGAGTTAGTTGCCACTAGAATCATCCCGTGGGAAGACAACAAAACCACTCGCCTAGATTATCGTAATGGTATCTGTCTAACCAAGATACTAAAAAAAGCCTTCACACAAGGCTATTTCACATTTTCTGACCAAGGACATATAATCTTATCAGATCTAAGTTCAGACGACCCAGAGCTCAACAAAACACTAAATAAATACAAAAATAGAAAAATACATATGAATAGAGAATATTCTCCTAATAAAAATTATTTACAATACCACCGTGAGCACATTTTTAAGCGGTAA
- a CDS encoding carbamoyl phosphate synthase small subunit, giving the protein MKRYLVFEDGTYFEGTAFGSDIETIGELVFTTGMSGYQEAITDQSYNGQIINFCAPMIGNYGVAKKFNESKKPTIKGVLAREITDVTGNYQSEMTIDEFLKQENVPGIRRIDTRAITLKIRKAGSLKAAIVDDLDSGLIDQISTWKLDDSQLQKSITPTPAEFAGSGKHVVVLDFGYKESIISELKKRCLKVTIVPGNTSLEAIKNLKPDGILLSNGPGDPTRHTDVLPTIVELEKLYPVFGICMGHQLLCLANGAKTFKMKFGHRGFNHPVKDLETGRIYFTSQNHGYAVDAESVEDTDLKVTQVELNDQTVEGVEHTKYEAFSVQFHPDAKPGPHDADFLFNKFWNAINK; this is encoded by the coding sequence ATGAAAAGATACCTAGTTTTTGAAGATGGAACATACTTTGAAGGTACGGCTTTTGGAAGCGACATAGAAACAATCGGCGAACTTGTTTTTACAACAGGGATGAGCGGATATCAAGAAGCAATTACTGATCAATCCTACAATGGACAAATCATTAACTTTTGTGCACCAATGATCGGTAATTATGGTGTCGCTAAGAAATTTAATGAATCCAAAAAGCCTACTATAAAGGGCGTACTAGCCCGAGAAATAACCGATGTCACGGGAAACTATCAAAGTGAAATGACTATCGATGAATTCCTAAAGCAAGAGAATGTCCCCGGTATCCGACGAATTGATACACGTGCAATTACCTTAAAGATTAGAAAAGCTGGCTCACTGAAGGCAGCTATCGTTGACGATTTAGACTCAGGACTTATTGACCAAATCAGTACTTGGAAATTAGACGATTCACAGTTACAAAAGAGTATCACCCCTACACCAGCAGAATTTGCAGGCAGCGGCAAACATGTCGTTGTACTAGATTTCGGATATAAAGAAAGTATCATTTCTGAACTAAAGAAACGTTGTTTGAAAGTTACTATTGTACCAGGCAACACTTCACTAGAAGCAATTAAGAATCTCAAACCAGATGGAATTTTGTTAAGTAATGGACCTGGAGATCCAACTAGACATACGGATGTTTTGCCAACCATTGTGGAATTGGAAAAACTTTATCCAGTCTTTGGAATCTGCATGGGTCACCAATTATTGTGCCTAGCTAACGGTGCTAAGACTTTCAAGATGAAATTCGGTCACCGTGGATTTAACCATCCAGTTAAGGACTTAGAAACTGGTCGTATCTACTTCACTTCACAAAATCACGGTTACGCCGTTGACGCTGAATCGGTTGAAGATACTGATTTGAAAGTTACACAAGTAGAATTAAACGACCAAACGGTTGAAGGAGTAGAGCACACTAAATACGAAGCTTTTTCTGTGCAATTCCATCCCGATGCAAAACCAGGCCCACACGATGCTGATTTCTTATTTAACAAATTCTGGAATGCGATTAACAAATAG
- the carB gene encoding carbamoyl-phosphate synthase large subunit, with protein MPKRTDLKKIMIIGSGPIIIGQAAEFDYSGTQACLALKEEGYETVLINSNPATIMTDKHIADKVYIEPITLEFVEKVLVKEHPDAIIPTLGGQTGLNMAVQLQESGILNQLGIEIIGTKLDTINEAEDREEFKELMNKLHEPVPASKSTHNYREAKKFVDGIGFPVIIRPAFTMGGTGGGVAHNYDELEEIVGRGLKASPSTEVLIEQSIAGFKEIEFEVMRDSADNALAVCHMENVDPVGIHTGDSIVISPIQTLTDDEVQKLRDVSLKIIRALKIEGGCNVQLAIDTKTSNYFIIEVNPRVSRSSALASKATGYPIAKIAAKIAVGLTLDEIINPITGKTFAQFEPALDYVVCKIPRWPFDKFSKADRTIGTQMKATGEVMALGRNIEEAFQKAVRSLEIDQHDLIMDSLADKPLEELEKYVQTPTDDRLFYIAELLRRDVSYETINQLTAINPFFLAKLKNIINYEKVLTNGTLDKDIILEAKQLGYSDKTIARLNGLDEDIIRHFRKQSEILPTYKMVDTCAGEFEAQAPYFYSTYETENESQKASEKSVLILGSGPIRIGQGIEFDYSTVHCVRAVQQMGYKAIVINNNPETVSTDYSVADKLYFEPLTLEDVLNVCDLEQPVGAIVQFGGQTSVNLAEPLKENGIKILGTQVEDINRAEDRDLFDQIIKKLNIPQPAGGTATSQEGAVEVAHKIGYPVLIRPSYVLGGRAMEIVRSDEELDKYMHEAVHVSNDHPVLIDTYLTGRECEIDALSDGENVLLPGIIEHIERSGVHSGDSMAVYPPQNIPEEVQNQIVKYAKLLAKELKCIGIMNVQFVIHENQAYVIEVNPRASRTVPYLSKVTGIQMARIASKLILGANFATLGLEPGLAPESRLIHVKAPTFSFNKLNDVDSALGPEMKSTGEVMGSGKDYTEALYKAFEATNQHIKDAGNVLITVNDNDKAEACGLAHRFHEVGFQILATKGTAKYFNEHGVEAKVVPEVGQADEDIVYYLSHNKIQLLINTLGESRSHHSDGYIIRQNAILNAVPLYTSLDTANAILKVLEKRFIGVNPL; from the coding sequence ATGCCAAAAAGAACAGATCTTAAAAAAATTATGATTATCGGTTCCGGTCCAATTATTATTGGTCAGGCTGCCGAATTTGACTACTCAGGAACACAAGCTTGTCTAGCTTTGAAAGAAGAAGGTTATGAAACTGTTTTGATTAACTCCAATCCAGCTACAATCATGACTGACAAACACATTGCGGACAAAGTTTATATTGAACCAATCACTTTGGAATTCGTTGAAAAAGTATTGGTCAAAGAACATCCTGATGCCATCATCCCAACACTTGGTGGCCAAACAGGCTTGAACATGGCGGTTCAATTACAAGAATCAGGTATTTTGAACCAATTAGGAATTGAAATTATCGGAACTAAACTCGACACTATCAACGAAGCTGAAGATCGTGAAGAGTTCAAAGAATTGATGAATAAACTTCATGAACCAGTACCAGCTTCTAAATCGACTCACAACTATCGTGAAGCTAAGAAATTCGTTGACGGAATCGGTTTTCCGGTCATCATCCGTCCCGCTTTTACCATGGGTGGAACTGGTGGTGGAGTAGCTCACAACTATGACGAACTAGAAGAAATCGTTGGTCGTGGCTTGAAAGCTTCACCATCAACTGAAGTTTTGATTGAACAAAGTATTGCTGGTTTCAAAGAAATTGAATTTGAAGTTATGCGTGACAGTGCTGATAATGCCTTGGCCGTTTGTCACATGGAAAACGTTGATCCAGTCGGTATTCACACCGGAGATTCAATCGTTATTTCACCAATTCAAACTTTAACTGACGACGAAGTTCAAAAATTGCGTGACGTTTCTCTAAAAATTATTCGGGCACTAAAAATCGAAGGTGGTTGTAACGTTCAACTCGCTATCGATACTAAAACTAGCAATTATTTCATCATTGAAGTAAATCCTCGTGTCAGTCGTTCATCAGCTCTAGCTTCTAAAGCTACTGGTTATCCAATTGCCAAAATTGCGGCTAAGATTGCGGTTGGTTTGACTTTAGATGAAATTATCAATCCAATTACTGGTAAGACTTTTGCTCAATTTGAACCAGCACTAGATTATGTCGTCTGCAAGATTCCTCGTTGGCCATTTGATAAATTCTCCAAAGCTGACAGAACTATCGGTACTCAAATGAAGGCTACTGGTGAAGTGATGGCTCTTGGTAGAAATATCGAAGAAGCTTTCCAAAAGGCCGTTCGTTCACTGGAAATCGACCAACATGATTTGATTATGGACTCGCTTGCTGACAAACCTTTAGAAGAATTGGAAAAGTACGTTCAAACACCAACTGATGACCGTTTGTTCTATATTGCTGAATTGTTGAGACGAGATGTTTCCTATGAAACAATTAACCAGTTAACAGCCATCAATCCATTTTTCTTGGCTAAATTGAAGAACATCATCAACTACGAGAAAGTTTTAACTAACGGAACTTTGGACAAAGATATCATTTTGGAAGCTAAGCAACTCGGTTATTCTGATAAGACGATTGCCCGTTTGAATGGCTTGGATGAAGATATTATTCGTCACTTCAGAAAACAAAGTGAAATTTTACCAACTTATAAGATGGTTGATACTTGTGCCGGCGAATTTGAAGCTCAAGCTCCTTATTTCTACAGTACTTATGAGACTGAAAATGAATCACAAAAAGCTTCAGAAAAATCCGTCTTGATTCTAGGCTCCGGTCCTATCCGTATCGGTCAAGGTATCGAATTCGATTATTCAACGGTTCACTGTGTCAGAGCGGTTCAACAAATGGGCTACAAAGCTATCGTTATCAACAACAATCCAGAAACTGTTTCAACTGATTATTCAGTCGCCGACAAATTATACTTTGAACCTTTGACATTGGAAGATGTTTTAAATGTCTGTGATTTGGAACAACCAGTCGGAGCTATCGTCCAATTCGGTGGACAAACTTCAGTTAACTTAGCTGAACCACTCAAGGAAAATGGCATCAAGATTTTAGGTACGCAAGTTGAAGATATCAACCGTGCTGAAGATCGTGATTTGTTTGACCAAATCATCAAGAAATTAAATATCCCTCAACCAGCTGGTGGTACCGCTACTTCTCAAGAAGGTGCAGTTGAAGTTGCTCATAAGATTGGTTATCCAGTTTTGATTCGTCCTAGTTATGTTCTAGGTGGCCGTGCGATGGAAATTGTTAGATCCGATGAAGAACTCGACAAGTACATGCACGAAGCAGTTCACGTTTCTAATGACCATCCAGTTTTGATTGATACTTACTTAACTGGTCGTGAATGTGAAATTGATGCCTTGAGTGACGGTGAAAATGTCTTGCTACCAGGTATCATCGAACACATCGAAAGATCCGGTGTGCACTCAGGAGATTCAATGGCCGTTTATCCTCCACAAAATATTCCTGAAGAAGTTCAAAACCAAATCGTCAAATACGCGAAACTTTTGGCAAAAGAACTTAAATGTATTGGAATCATGAATGTTCAATTTGTTATTCATGAAAATCAAGCTTACGTTATTGAAGTTAACCCAAGAGCCAGTCGGACAGTGCCATATTTGAGCAAGGTTACTGGAATTCAAATGGCTAGAATTGCTTCGAAATTAATCTTAGGGGCTAATTTTGCCACACTTGGATTAGAACCAGGTTTGGCACCAGAATCTCGCTTAATCCATGTCAAAGCCCCAACATTCTCCTTCAATAAATTAAACGACGTTGATAGTGCTCTAGGACCTGAGATGAAGTCTACTGGTGAAGTTATGGGTTCAGGTAAAGACTACACTGAAGCCTTGTACAAAGCCTTTGAAGCTACTAACCAACATATCAAAGATGCTGGTAACGTCTTAATAACCGTTAATGATAATGACAAAGCTGAAGCTTGTGGTTTGGCCCATCGTTTCCATGAAGTTGGCTTCCAAATCTTGGCTACCAAAGGTACAGCTAAGTACTTCAATGAACATGGTGTTGAAGCCAAAGTTGTTCCTGAAGTGGGACAAGCTGACGAAGATATTGTTTACTATTTGAGTCACAATAAGATTCAATTGTTGATCAATACCTTGGGTGAAAGTAGAAGTCATCATTCAGATGGTTATATTATTCGTCAAAATGCAATCTTAAATGCTGTGCCACTATATACTTCACTCGATACAGCAAATGCTATTTTGAAGGTACTTGAAAAACGTTTTATCGGCGTAAATCCATTATAG